One genomic segment of uncultured Desulfobacter sp. includes these proteins:
- a CDS encoding DNA polymerase III subunit alpha: MIPLAVHSHYSLMWGVPGVRDLCARAKALGYKALALTDTNNLYGLWPFLAACAEFNLRPVVGAEITAPHTGTKVVTLVKNSTGYANLCRLLTQRHRDPYFNLEQAVPPLGQGLILLTPSAQCLIHWHTLSRQGMDLDLAAFIGRAPVSRNHPLCRAARAAKLPLVAAPDSYFLSPGDHEIHALLRAIETKTSLSRLSVEQIAPADAFLGSPSHYCQKFAAMPEALAATRVLAERLEFSGPDFGIVMPPYTPPLGQTCSGLLRQKTMTGAIKRYGPNLSSRVLKRIDHELAIIEQTRFSSYFLVVADIVKQASRTCGRGAGAASIVAYCLGITNVCPIKHNLYFERFLNPERRDPPDIDVDFAWDERDAVLNHVLNRFKGRSAMVASHILFQPRMAVRETARVFGLPEAEIKQGIANMYRETPFLRGANTFKTEYPEKTGGVPDPWSRILRLANRLIETPRHLSVHPGGVVITPDPIDTYVPVENSPKGIPVIQWEKESTETAGLVKIDLLGNRSLGVIRDCIALIRDTQGEFTDFQDIDPEDDPATQQQVAQGRTMGCFYIESPAMRLLQKKSGQGDFRHLVIHTSIIRPAANEFIKTYLKRLHSGEWEPLHPLMDGLLDETFGIMVYQEDVSKAAVRLAGFTHARADELRKVMSKKDRHKKLEGFRADFFKGARRKGVSFNAVERIWHMIISFSGYSFCKPHSASYARVSFQAAYLKTHYPAQFMAAVISNQGGFYTTFAYVSEARRMGITILGPDVRYSQVHWSGLKNEIRVGLMAIKTLSRATMDRIILERKKAMFSDSFDFFNRITPREDEARALTDSGCLDCLSQGRTRAALAWAYCAWQAGRRFMVDRIDLFKPDMHEIPDLPPDPPFKRLRREFAMLGFLSACHPMSLIKEKFQHINTIEAVALPNMAGRKVCFAGWLITGKLVRTRQGDPMKFLTFEDDTGLVEAVFFPKAYTRFSHILDDGYPYLLSGKVENEWGAITLTVNQVCRL; this comes from the coding sequence ATGATTCCGTTGGCAGTTCACTCCCACTACTCGCTGATGTGGGGTGTCCCAGGGGTCCGGGATCTGTGCGCCCGGGCAAAGGCTCTGGGATATAAAGCCCTTGCCCTGACAGACACCAATAACCTTTACGGCTTGTGGCCGTTCCTTGCTGCCTGTGCCGAGTTTAATTTGCGACCTGTGGTTGGTGCTGAAATCACCGCCCCGCACACTGGTACAAAAGTGGTGACCCTGGTAAAAAACAGCACGGGCTACGCCAATTTGTGCAGGCTTCTTACCCAACGCCACAGGGACCCGTACTTTAATCTGGAACAAGCCGTACCGCCCCTGGGGCAGGGCCTGATCCTTTTGACCCCGTCTGCCCAATGCCTGATTCACTGGCACACGCTTTCCCGCCAGGGCATGGATCTGGATCTCGCAGCCTTTATCGGCCGTGCACCGGTTTCCCGCAACCACCCCCTGTGCCGGGCGGCCCGGGCAGCAAAACTGCCTTTGGTGGCTGCCCCGGATAGTTATTTTTTATCCCCCGGGGACCATGAGATCCATGCCCTGTTGCGGGCCATTGAAACCAAGACCAGCCTGTCCCGGCTCTCCGTTGAACAGATAGCACCCGCGGACGCTTTTTTAGGCAGCCCCAGCCACTATTGCCAAAAGTTTGCCGCCATGCCCGAAGCACTAGCTGCCACCCGGGTTCTGGCAGAACGTCTTGAATTCAGCGGCCCTGATTTTGGTATTGTCATGCCCCCGTATACACCGCCTTTGGGACAGACATGCTCAGGATTGCTCCGGCAAAAAACCATGACAGGCGCCATAAAACGTTATGGACCGAACCTTTCAAGCCGGGTGCTCAAGCGCATTGACCACGAATTAGCCATTATTGAACAAACACGTTTTTCCAGCTATTTCCTGGTGGTTGCCGACATTGTAAAACAGGCATCGCGCACCTGCGGCAGGGGGGCGGGTGCCGCATCCATCGTGGCATACTGCCTGGGCATCACCAATGTGTGCCCCATCAAGCACAACCTTTATTTTGAACGGTTTCTCAATCCGGAACGCCGGGATCCCCCGGACATTGATGTGGATTTTGCATGGGATGAACGGGATGCTGTGCTCAACCATGTGCTGAACCGGTTTAAAGGCCGTTCTGCCATGGTGGCAAGCCACATCCTGTTCCAGCCCCGGATGGCGGTACGGGAAACAGCCAGGGTGTTTGGCCTGCCCGAAGCTGAAATAAAGCAGGGGATTGCCAATATGTACCGGGAGACCCCATTTTTAAGAGGCGCCAATACATTCAAGACTGAATATCCCGAGAAAACCGGCGGGGTGCCTGATCCCTGGTCAAGGATCCTCCGTCTTGCAAACAGACTTATCGAAACCCCCAGGCATCTGTCGGTTCATCCGGGGGGCGTTGTCATCACCCCAGACCCCATTGACACCTATGTGCCTGTGGAAAATTCGCCCAAGGGCATTCCTGTCATCCAATGGGAAAAAGAGAGCACCGAAACTGCAGGCCTTGTCAAAATTGATCTTCTGGGCAACCGCAGCCTGGGCGTCATCAGGGACTGCATTGCCTTAATCCGGGATACACAGGGGGAATTTACGGATTTTCAGGACATTGATCCGGAGGATGACCCTGCCACCCAGCAGCAGGTGGCTCAGGGTCGGACCATGGGATGTTTTTACATTGAAAGCCCTGCGATGCGCCTGCTTCAGAAAAAGTCAGGCCAGGGTGATTTCCGGCATCTGGTTATTCATACCAGCATTATCCGACCCGCTGCCAATGAGTTTATAAAAACGTACCTCAAACGCCTGCATTCAGGCGAATGGGAACCGCTTCATCCTTTAATGGATGGCCTTTTGGACGAAACCTTCGGCATCATGGTATACCAGGAGGATGTTTCAAAGGCTGCGGTCCGGCTGGCCGGCTTTACCCATGCCAGGGCGGATGAACTGCGTAAGGTCATGTCCAAAAAGGACAGACATAAAAAACTTGAGGGTTTCAGGGCTGATTTTTTTAAAGGTGCCCGCCGCAAGGGCGTTTCCTTTAACGCTGTTGAGCGAATTTGGCATATGATCATCTCGTTTTCAGGCTATTCCTTTTGCAAGCCCCACTCGGCGTCCTATGCCCGGGTATCATTCCAGGCGGCGTATCTTAAAACCCATTACCCGGCTCAATTCATGGCAGCCGTGATATCCAACCAGGGCGGATTTTACACCACCTTTGCCTATGTGTCCGAAGCCCGGCGTATGGGGATAACTATTCTGGGTCCGGATGTCCGATACAGCCAGGTGCATTGGAGTGGACTTAAAAACGAGATTCGGGTCGGGCTGATGGCCATCAAAACCTTAAGCCGGGCAACCATGGACAGAATTATTCTCGAACGAAAAAAAGCTATGTTTTCAGACAGCTTTGATTTTTTTAACCGCATCACCCCCAGGGAAGATGAGGCCCGGGCGCTTACGGACAGCGGCTGCCTTGACTGTCTTTCCCAGGGCAGAACCCGTGCCGCTTTAGCCTGGGCATATTGCGCGTGGCAGGCAGGTCGGAGGTTCATGGTGGACCGGATTGATCTGTTTAAACCAGACATGCACGAAATTCCGGATTTACCGCCTGACCCTCCCTTTAAACGGCTTCGCCGGGAATTTGCCATGCTGGGATTTTTATCGGCCTGTCACCCCATGTCGCTGATAAAGGAAAAATTTCAACATATCAACACCATTGAAGCGGTAGCCCTGCCCAATATGGCTGGCCGGAAGGTTTGTTTTGCAGGCTGGCTGATCACGGGCAAGCTTGTGAGAACCAGACAAGGGGACCCCATGAAATTTCTTACGTTTGAAGATGATACAGGATTGGTTGAAGCTGTATTTTTCCCTAAGGCATACACCAGGTTTTCCCATATCCTTGATGATGGATATCCATATTTACTTTCAGGCAAGGTGGAAAATGAATGGGGGGCAATTACATTAACCGTCAATCAGGTTTGTCGTCTTTGA
- a CDS encoding ammonium transporter produces MMFRHCVLTVGFVLLNVCPALAGEGTIDSGDTAWVTMSTALVMMMTPAGLALFYGGMSRYKNLLNTIAMTLVAYCLASVVWVAWGYSLAFGESDSLFIGNLNHLFLAGIDINSVSGSIPTLIFVLFQMTFACISIAIVLGSVVDRMKFSSWILFTILWITFVYAPVCNWAWGGGWMHHIGALDFAGGNVVHINAGVSGLVLALVLGKRNGYGKEAMIPSSVTFTALGAGLLWFGWFGFNAGSELAADGVAASAFMVTNTAASVAGLAWLFVEWKISGKPTVLGLASGAVAGLVGITPAAGFVSLGGAFAIGAVAGVLGYIGVAVIKQKFGYDDSLDAFGIHGLCGIWGALATGLFATPAVTEGAIGLFYGNTKQLGIQFFSIIGTAVFAAIATLIVIYITKALTGGIRVDPEDERSGLDNAIHGERGFEIE; encoded by the coding sequence ATGATGTTTAGACACTGTGTACTTACTGTTGGCTTTGTCCTGTTAAATGTATGTCCGGCCCTGGCCGGAGAAGGCACCATTGATTCCGGAGATACCGCATGGGTAACCATGTCCACGGCCCTTGTCATGATGATGACGCCAGCCGGCCTGGCCCTGTTTTATGGCGGTATGTCACGATACAAAAACCTGCTGAATACCATTGCCATGACGCTTGTGGCGTATTGTCTGGCATCAGTGGTCTGGGTGGCCTGGGGATATTCGCTGGCCTTTGGAGAAAGCGACTCTCTTTTCATCGGTAATCTGAATCATCTGTTTTTAGCCGGCATTGACATTAATTCGGTATCCGGCTCCATTCCCACCCTGATTTTTGTTTTGTTTCAGATGACCTTTGCCTGCATTTCCATTGCCATTGTTCTGGGTTCTGTCGTGGACAGAATGAAATTTTCCTCCTGGATACTCTTCACCATCCTGTGGATTACATTTGTTTATGCGCCTGTATGTAACTGGGCATGGGGCGGGGGATGGATGCATCACATTGGTGCCCTGGATTTTGCCGGCGGTAACGTTGTTCACATTAATGCCGGTGTGTCAGGCCTGGTGCTGGCTTTGGTATTAGGTAAACGCAATGGCTACGGAAAGGAAGCCATGATCCCCTCATCGGTTACGTTTACTGCCCTGGGTGCAGGGCTTCTGTGGTTTGGCTGGTTTGGTTTCAATGCAGGCAGTGAACTGGCAGCCGACGGCGTGGCAGCATCCGCATTCATGGTTACCAATACTGCGGCCTCCGTTGCAGGACTTGCCTGGTTGTTCGTTGAGTGGAAAATCTCAGGGAAGCCCACGGTTCTTGGACTTGCCTCAGGTGCTGTTGCTGGCTTGGTGGGTATCACACCGGCAGCAGGATTTGTCTCTCTCGGCGGTGCATTTGCCATTGGTGCAGTTGCCGGCGTTTTAGGATATATAGGCGTTGCCGTAATTAAACAGAAGTTTGGCTATGACGACTCCCTTGATGCCTTCGGAATCCATGGCCTTTGCGGCATTTGGGGTGCCCTGGCCACAGGCCTTTTTGCCACACCGGCAGTTACTGAAGGAGCGATTGGCCTTTTTTACGGCAATACAAAACAATTGGGCATCCAATTTTTTTCCATCATCGGCACTGCAGTCTTTGCAGCCATTGCCACATTGATCGTTATTTATATTACTAAAGCACTCACCGGCGGGATCAGGGTGGATCCGGAAGATGAACGATCCGGTCTTGATAATGCCATTCACGGCGAACGCGGTTTTGAAATTGAGTGA
- the qmoC gene encoding quinone-interacting membrane-bound oxidoreductase complex subunit QmoC, whose product MSANYIAQPDLEFIAEIRGLGGETLKKCYQCATCSVACPIAPENSPFPRKEMIAASWGLKDKLISNGDIWLCHNCGDCTDMCPRGAAPGDVLAAIRSAAITEYATPKSLAKAVNDPSKLPLLLGIPAAWFALLAIITMGFGGIMEKIFHFLFGDALGGRLHWSHAHEGADHVIAHANFVSTWFVDMTFVPLSIFVAVVFFLGLKRFIVDVHDNAVLEGKTDKTSLDYKALLMSIKNVIPMILKHNKFTQCGTNKERATPHMMVLYAFIGLFIVTAVCGIMLYVGGYAGPYPQLNPIKWLANIAGVALVIGSGIMIKSRLTNKEQVTTYKDWFILGVVFALGLSGMLTEMARLAEIAWLSYFFYWIHLIAIFNLFAFLPYSKMAHIVYRTVAMGYADYANRK is encoded by the coding sequence ATGAGTGCCAATTATATTGCCCAACCAGATCTGGAATTCATTGCCGAGATTAGAGGTCTTGGCGGAGAAACCCTGAAAAAATGTTATCAATGCGCCACATGTTCCGTGGCCTGCCCCATTGCACCTGAAAACAGCCCCTTCCCCAGAAAGGAAATGATTGCTGCCTCATGGGGTCTTAAAGACAAACTGATCAGCAACGGAGACATCTGGCTGTGTCACAATTGCGGTGACTGCACGGATATGTGCCCCCGTGGCGCAGCCCCCGGCGATGTACTGGCTGCGATCCGCTCTGCAGCCATCACTGAATACGCAACCCCCAAATCCCTTGCTAAGGCTGTAAATGATCCGTCCAAACTGCCGCTTCTGCTTGGGATTCCGGCTGCCTGGTTTGCACTGCTTGCCATTATTACAATGGGCTTTGGCGGCATCATGGAAAAAATTTTCCATTTCCTGTTCGGCGATGCCCTTGGCGGACGCCTTCACTGGTCCCATGCCCATGAAGGCGCAGATCATGTTATCGCCCATGCCAACTTTGTATCCACCTGGTTTGTGGATATGACCTTTGTTCCCTTGTCTATTTTTGTCGCAGTTGTCTTCTTTCTTGGCTTGAAACGCTTCATTGTCGATGTTCATGACAATGCGGTACTTGAAGGCAAAACAGACAAAACCAGCCTTGATTACAAAGCTCTTTTAATGTCTATTAAAAATGTCATACCCATGATATTGAAACATAACAAATTCACCCAGTGCGGAACAAATAAAGAGCGCGCCACCCCGCATATGATGGTGCTTTATGCCTTTATCGGCCTTTTTATTGTAACTGCAGTATGCGGCATCATGCTTTACGTAGGCGGCTATGCCGGTCCTTATCCCCAGCTTAACCCCATTAAATGGCTGGCCAATATCGCAGGAGTTGCCTTGGTCATTGGTTCCGGCATAATGATCAAGAGCAGACTTACCAACAAGGAACAGGTCACAACTTATAAAGACTGGTTCATTCTTGGTGTTGTCTTCGCCTTAGGTCTTTCCGGTATGCTCACGGAAATGGCCCGCCTGGCTGAAATTGCATGGCTTTCTTACTTCTTTTACTGGATTCACTTGATTGCCATTTTCAACTTGTTTGCATTCCTGCCGTATTCAAAAATGGCCCACATTGTCTACCGTACGGTTGCCATGGGTTATGCGGATTACGCCAACAGAAAATAG
- a CDS encoding FAD-dependent oxidoreductase — protein sequence MDKKYGVYICTGCGIGDTLDMEALTGVPDEEGINCTTHPFLCSKEGVQLIQKDIDEGKVNAMVIGACSRRVNFDVFNFPGCIIERANLREGVVWPHSRETYPALAEDQKDDGEHFDRVQMKAEDYIKMGMIRLEKVNLPEPYQTESFSKKVLVIGGGVTGMSAALDAAKTGYEVTIVEKTAALGGYAAKLRSQTPIQTPFETLQAPVVDALVQEVEGNPYIDVRTNCLVARIAGQPGEFTVTMKKPGEKIPFDVPFPLPPEELVDENGKELDADAAHEKYLKFNEGREDILSLDPNGELYGAVVLAAGWRPDVLKGEAYAHLSVDTPDVVTNDEFEMIAAKGKILRPSDGKAAKNVVFIQSAGKDEDDSDFEYTGSVTSMVALKQARYVREDYADGKAYVIYQHMRTPGLQEYFYKSMQQDDGIFMTKGSVTDVTAMSSELMVTAKNTLLGENLVLKADLVVVASGMVPATKDDPVINLAYRQGPGFRDNDLFGQYADSNFICFPYETQRTGIYAAGTVRRAMTIEESMEDASGAALKAIQCIESANRGMAVHPRSGDMTYPDFFFQRCTQCKRCTVECPFGALDDDAKGTPKANPTRCRRCGTCMGACPERIISFADYTIDSIGSQVKAISVPSEDDYDEPPLRFLALVCENDAYPALDMVGMNRVDYSPDVRVIPVRCLGSVNTIWIKDALAQGLDGVILIGCKHGDDYQCHFVKGSELAEVRVKKIGDALASLALEEERVAFAEIAIDEYDKLPQIINDFVEEVDALGPNPFKGF from the coding sequence ATGGATAAAAAATACGGCGTATATATCTGCACAGGCTGTGGTATCGGTGACACACTTGACATGGAAGCCTTAACAGGTGTCCCCGACGAAGAGGGCATCAACTGCACCACCCACCCCTTCCTATGCTCCAAAGAAGGTGTTCAACTTATTCAAAAGGATATTGACGAAGGCAAAGTCAACGCCATGGTTATCGGCGCTTGTTCCCGCCGGGTGAACTTTGATGTATTTAACTTCCCCGGATGCATTATTGAACGGGCCAATTTAAGAGAAGGCGTGGTATGGCCCCATTCCCGGGAAACCTACCCTGCCCTGGCCGAAGACCAGAAAGATGATGGCGAACACTTTGATCGGGTTCAAATGAAGGCTGAAGATTATATCAAAATGGGTATGATCCGCCTGGAAAAAGTCAATCTGCCTGAGCCTTACCAAACAGAGTCCTTTTCTAAAAAGGTGCTTGTTATCGGCGGCGGCGTAACCGGTATGTCTGCAGCACTTGATGCAGCCAAAACCGGTTATGAGGTTACCATTGTCGAAAAAACTGCAGCCCTTGGCGGCTATGCAGCCAAACTGCGCAGCCAGACGCCCATTCAGACGCCCTTTGAAACCCTCCAGGCACCGGTGGTTGATGCACTTGTCCAGGAAGTTGAGGGTAACCCTTACATAGATGTACGGACCAACTGCCTTGTGGCACGTATTGCCGGCCAGCCTGGAGAGTTCACCGTAACCATGAAAAAACCCGGTGAAAAAATCCCCTTTGACGTCCCCTTTCCGCTGCCCCCTGAAGAACTGGTAGATGAAAACGGCAAAGAGCTTGATGCCGACGCTGCTCATGAAAAATACCTAAAATTCAACGAAGGCAGGGAAGACATCCTTTCTCTTGACCCAAACGGCGAGCTTTACGGTGCAGTTGTCCTTGCAGCCGGCTGGCGGCCCGATGTCCTTAAAGGCGAAGCATATGCTCACCTATCTGTGGACACTCCTGATGTGGTCACCAATGACGAATTTGAAATGATTGCGGCAAAGGGTAAAATCCTTCGTCCCTCTGATGGCAAGGCAGCTAAAAACGTAGTATTTATTCAATCTGCCGGCAAAGATGAAGACGACAGCGATTTTGAATACACTGGTTCCGTAACTTCCATGGTTGCCCTGAAACAGGCCCGTTATGTCAGGGAAGATTATGCTGACGGCAAAGCCTATGTCATTTACCAACACATGAGAACCCCAGGTCTGCAGGAATATTTCTACAAATCCATGCAGCAAGATGACGGCATTTTCATGACCAAGGGTTCAGTCACCGACGTTACAGCCATGAGTTCAGAACTGATGGTTACAGCCAAAAACACGCTGCTTGGTGAAAACCTGGTGCTTAAAGCGGACTTGGTTGTTGTAGCAAGCGGCATGGTTCCAGCCACCAAGGATGACCCGGTTATCAACCTGGCCTACCGCCAGGGCCCCGGTTTCAGGGATAATGATCTTTTCGGCCAGTATGCTGATTCGAACTTTATTTGCTTTCCCTATGAAACCCAGAGAACCGGTATTTACGCAGCCGGTACCGTCCGCCGGGCCATGACCATCGAAGAGTCCATGGAAGATGCATCCGGCGCAGCACTGAAAGCTATTCAGTGTATTGAAAGCGCCAACCGCGGCATGGCAGTTCACCCTCGTTCCGGTGACATGACTTATCCAGACTTCTTCTTCCAGAGATGCACCCAGTGCAAACGCTGCACGGTTGAATGCCCCTTCGGCGCCCTGGATGATGATGCCAAAGGAACCCCAAAAGCCAATCCCACCCGTTGCCGCCGCTGCGGTACCTGCATGGGTGCCTGCCCGGAACGTATTATCTCCTTTGCCGATTATACCATTGACAGTATCGGTTCCCAGGTTAAGGCCATCAGTGTTCCGTCTGAGGACGATTATGATGAACCACCCCTGCGCTTTTTGGCCTTGGTATGTGAAAACGATGCATACCCTGCATTGGATATGGTAGGTATGAACCGCGTGGACTACTCACCTGATGTCCGGGTAATTCCCGTTCGCTGCCTGGGTTCCGTGAACACCATATGGATCAAGGATGCCCTGGCCCAGGGTCTGGACGGCGTTATCCTCATCGGCTGCAAACATGGCGATGATTACCAGTGCCATTTTGTCAAAGGTTCAGAACTTGCTGAGGTTCGTGTGAAAAAAATTGGTGATGCACTCGCCTCACTTGCCCTTGAAGAAGAACGTGTAGCCTTTGCAGAAATCGCCATTGATGAATATGACAAACTGCCCCAGATTATCAACGATTTTGTTGAAGAAGTGGACGCTCTTGGCCCGAACCCGTTCAAAGGTTTCTAA
- a CDS encoding CoB--CoM heterodisulfide reductase iron-sulfur subunit A family protein encodes MTTENSAPVSGSIMVVGGGISGLTTALEAAEVGYEVFLIEKEASLGGRVSQLKHYFPKLCPPTCGLEINYRRLKDNTNIKVYTLSEVQNVDGTPGDYTVSVKTAPRYVNSNCTCCGECEKVCETEISNEFNFGMDRRKAAYLPHNMAFPQRYVMDPAMSQDDREKVKEACKYNAIDFSMEESTFDLKVGAVVFATGWQPYDATRIDNLGFGRYQNIITNMMLERLASSNGPTEGKIIRPSDDKAPETIAFAQCAGSRDENHLPYCSYICCMASLKHATYIRTQYPDAKIYIYYIDLRTPGRKYENFYAKLKEDENVFFVKGKVAEVSEESGTGNINLVAEDTISGEKIRQTVDMLVLATGMQPSCAIDKPAADLTFDDEGFIINDFSKGGLFAAGCANKPADVVTSNQNATGMALKAIQTLRR; translated from the coding sequence ATGACTACAGAAAATTCAGCCCCGGTAAGTGGAAGCATTATGGTGGTTGGTGGTGGAATCAGCGGTCTGACAACCGCTTTGGAAGCTGCCGAAGTGGGCTACGAAGTCTTCCTGATTGAAAAGGAAGCATCCCTTGGTGGAAGAGTTTCCCAACTCAAGCACTACTTCCCCAAACTCTGCCCGCCTACCTGCGGCCTTGAAATCAATTACAGACGCCTCAAAGATAACACGAACATCAAGGTGTACACACTTTCTGAGGTACAGAACGTTGATGGAACGCCCGGGGATTACACTGTCAGCGTAAAAACCGCGCCCCGTTATGTAAACAGCAACTGCACCTGCTGCGGTGAATGTGAAAAAGTGTGCGAAACTGAAATCAGCAATGAATTCAATTTTGGCATGGATCGACGCAAAGCCGCATACCTGCCCCACAACATGGCCTTCCCCCAGCGGTATGTCATGGATCCTGCCATGAGCCAGGATGACCGGGAAAAGGTCAAGGAAGCTTGCAAATATAACGCCATTGATTTTTCCATGGAAGAAAGCACATTTGACCTGAAAGTCGGTGCCGTTGTATTCGCCACCGGATGGCAGCCCTATGATGCCACCCGCATTGACAATCTTGGTTTTGGCCGGTACCAGAACATCATCACCAACATGATGCTGGAACGTTTAGCCTCTTCCAACGGTCCTACCGAAGGTAAAATCATCCGCCCGTCCGACGACAAGGCACCTGAAACAATTGCCTTTGCACAGTGTGCAGGGTCCAGGGATGAAAACCATCTGCCCTACTGCTCATACATATGCTGTATGGCATCCTTAAAACATGCCACATATATCAGAACCCAATATCCTGATGCAAAAATTTACATCTATTACATTGATCTACGGACCCCCGGCAGAAAATACGAAAACTTCTATGCCAAACTCAAAGAAGATGAAAACGTATTTTTTGTAAAAGGAAAGGTTGCCGAAGTCAGTGAAGAGAGCGGTACCGGCAATATCAATCTTGTGGCCGAAGATACCATCTCCGGAGAAAAAATCAGGCAAACCGTTGATATGCTGGTGCTGGCCACCGGAATGCAGCCTTCCTGCGCCATTGATAAGCCCGCAGCAGATCTGACCTTTGATGACGAAGGCTTTATTATCAATGACTTTTCCAAAGGCGGCCTGTTTGCAGCAGGGTGTGCCAATAAACCGGCCGATGTTGTGACATCCAACCAGAATGCAACCGGCATGGCCCTTAAAGCCATTCAGACTCTGAGGAGGTAA